AGTCTTTTCCACCTAAATGGAGAATGGGGTTCACAGATTCCACATCCAGAAGTCCTTCCTTAATGGCGTCTTCACGGACACCAACTTTCAAAACCCGACCAACTATTAACTGGTGATCACCACATTCACGGGTAAATTCAACCTTGCACTCCATATGAGCCACACATTCTTTGATCCAGGGTGGTGTAACTTCAAGGGAATCCATTTCAGTTAATTCTGCTTTTTCTATTTCACTAACTCCCTGAGGGAATTTTTCACCGGTAACCCAGAGTTCATTGAGGATATCTGCGGTGGGGATGTT
This window of the Methanobacterium formicicum DSM 3637 genome carries:
- a CDS encoding flavin reductase family protein, producing the protein MKFKKLDVESFYRVLAPRPTIIVTTVSKKGEVNAAPFSFTMPVSVNPPLIAVASVPRHHTYQNLEETNEFVVNIPTADILNELWVTGEKFPQGVSEIEKAELTEMDSLEVTPPWIKECVAHMECKVEFTRECGDHQLIVGRVLKVGVREDAIKEGLLDVESVNPILHLGGKDFVVGDHRRKVD